Proteins from one Palaemon carinicauda isolate YSFRI2023 unplaced genomic scaffold, ASM3689809v2 scaffold6, whole genome shotgun sequence genomic window:
- the LOC137637243 gene encoding zinc finger BED domain-containing protein 5-like: MDKFLIRKEASGSRESDSEQSLNPTNSNVKKAKIRDHLNRQYNESYLKFGFFWSGDAAQPNPLCVVCGDKMSNESMVGYQDKDLVYFQRLLDQQSKQRNVFEKTMTASERAQLASIEVAEIIALKSKSHTLAESVILPACKKIVKSMFGEKAEKEISKIPLSNDTIHRRILDLSENIEKKVQKKLQDSTFALTVDESTDISNTSHLLAFVRFIDGSEIINQFLCCKGMSRYF, translated from the exons ATGGATaaatttcttataagaaaggagGCTAGTGGCAGCCGTGAGTCTGATAGTGAACAATCATTGAACCCAACAAACTCCAatgtaaaaaaggcaaaaattcgcGATCATTTAAATAGACAGTATAATGAGAGCTACTTGAAGTTCGGATTTTTTTGGTCTGGAGATGCTGCTCAACCAAATCCATTATGTGTAGTTTGCggcgataaaatgtcaaatgaatccATGGTAGGCTACCAA GATAAAGATCTTGTATATTTTCAAAGGCTTTTAGATCAGCAATCGAAGCAGCGCAATGTATTTGAGAAAACAATGACCGCATCAGAAAGGGCTCAGCTTGCTTCAATTGAAGTCGcagaaataatagcattaaaatctaAATCTCACACACTTGCTGAGTCAGTTATACTGCCCGCTTGCAAAAAGATTGTTAAATCCATGTTtggtgagaaagctgaaaaagaaattagcaaaatccccttatcaaatgatacaatacacagaagaattttagatttatctgaaaatattgaaaaaaaggttcAGAAAAAACTTCAGGATTCTACTTTTGCATTAACTGTTGATGAGTCCACGGATATAAGCAACACTAGTCACTTGCTTGCATTTGTACGTTTTATTGATGGCAGTGAAATAATCAATCAGTTTTTGTGTTGCAAAGGAATGTCAAGATATTTTTGA
- the LOC137637244 gene encoding protein FAM200A-like, which produces MSKLEYLTEIFSQLNNTNSSMQGRNENILTSTDKLVALKKKIIIWKNRASSGNFDMFPSMRTTCIKEMIPIVVSHLTALDENIDHYFPSLSTEKYDWIRNPFMNIPSNIGLQLCEEEELATISSDRDLKIKHSTVPIDSFWISVQEEYPTLSKKALSLLLQFSTSYLCELGFPTLNNIKTKKRERLRSTEEEMRVCLSHIRPNIEEVAKKHQAQVSH; this is translated from the coding sequence ATGTCTAAACTGGAATACCTAACAGAAATATTCAGtcaattaaacaacacaaacagtAGCATGCAAGGGAGAAATGAAAATATTCTGACCTCAACAGATAAGTTAGTtgctctaaaaaagaaaattattatttggaaaaatagaGCAAGCTCAGGTAATTTTGATATGTTTCCTTCAATGCGTACCACTTGCATTAAAGAAATGATCCCTATTGTTGTTTCTCATCTGACAGCGCTTGATGAAAACATCGACCACTATTTTCCATCACTGAGCACAGAGAAGTATGATTGGATTCGAAATCCTTTCATGAATattccctctaatattggattacagttgtgtgaagaagaggaactggccaccatttctagtgacagagatctaaaaataaaacattctactgtACCTATTGACTCATTTTGGATATCTGTTCAAGAGGAATATCCCACATTATCTAAAAAAGCTTTATCACTTTTGTTGCAATTTTCTACATCTTATTTATGTGAACTTGGCTTCCCAACCCTAAATAACATCAAAACTAAGAAGCGAGAGAGACTACGCTCAACTGAAGAAGAAATGAGGGTCTGCTTATCACACATTCGACCAAATATTGAGGAAGTCGCCAAAAAACACCAGGCACAAGTTTCACACTAA